The DNA region ttttgcataaaaattaattgtgaTCATTAATTTCAGGTATGTGTGAATTGGTATCCATGTGGATTAAAATACTGCAAAGGGAAACCTCAAGGTGGTTTGAGCTATAGGTGCGGCATTAAGACATGTCACAGGTGCTACCGCTATCACTTCTATGTGAGGCACCGGGACTCTTGCCTCAGCTACATGTGACCCCACGCTGAGCCTGTGGGCTCACTCTGCCAAACTCTTGATCTAGTCATTGCCTTAGcatttataatgtatttttataactCATGTTGGGTGAAAGACAATAAGtacttttttctatttttgtaatgGATTTTTCTTGGTGCTGCATTATATAACTAAGaataaatgttactttttaactattgtttatttaagacttttatttcattttaatattacataattacaACTACACTTTCACAACATTCTAATGGCATCCCGGAAAAGGCTCATGACGATTTTTTCTGAGTACAAATTGTATCTTTCTTTCCATATCTTCATTATAAATTGCTTTGCATTTTTGATGGTTTACTCTTCTTCTTACCTGTTGAAATTAAAGTAAGCTTTCAGTAGGCACTACTagatgatattaatatattgtttttatagtgAGAGAAGGTACCTGGAAGGGCTTTTCATAATATCTAGTAAGTCGGTATTGTTCCAAGATTCCTTCTTTCCCCAGGATTCTGTTAATAAGTCTACAAGCATCATCAACGTTTTCGTTTTGCACAAATACTGTACGCGCAATAAATGATGGATGGCGATTACCTAGGAGCCGTAAAGTCAGATGCATTGTCTATTgctgaaatttaaaattctatttaataaagtgtatttaattgaaaatggaGCAAAGATTATTTTTAGTCAGTCTATTCGCATTATCACTAGTAACACCAAAAACAAAAAGTATCCTGTGAAGTGTCAA from Leptidea sinapis chromosome 16, ilLepSina1.1, whole genome shotgun sequence includes:
- the LOC126968763 gene encoding 28S ribosomal protein S21, mitochondrial, producing the protein MHLTLRLLGNRHPSFIARTVFVQNENVDDACRLINRILGKEGILEQYRLTRYYEKPFQVRRRVNHQKCKAIYNEDMERKIQFVLRKNRHEPFPGCH